The stretch of DNA CGAATTGTAATACTGCTTTTTTATACTTGATTTAATGTTAATTCACCTTATGTTGAGTCCAGTTATTATTTTGCCACCAATAGTTTATTATCCGTAAATATATTTATTTACTAATGGATTACCGTTATAATTTATGTCGAGTTGAAGGTTAAATTTAGCAGGAGTAAATATTAATGGAAATTTCAATTATTGTTGCAGCCTATAATGAAGAAAAATTACTGGGTCGTTGTTTGACTTCTTTGGCTGAGCAAGATTTTAGTCAAAGCTATGAAGTGATTGTAGTTGATGATGGCAGTACGGATCAGACTTTGACAATTGCTAAACAATTTGAACATGAATATCCGGATGTTTTTAAAATTATTCATCAAAAAAATCAAGGTCAGGGAATGGCAAGAAATGTGGGATTAGAATGTGCTCAAGGTAAATATATTGGTTTCACTGATGCTGATGATTGGGTTGAGCCGAATTATTTATCCGAGTTATATAATAATCTAATTAAGTATCAAAGTGATATTGCAATTTGTGATGTTCATAAAATTTTTGTAGAAAATGCAACTGCACAAGATGTTGTTACTTTGCCTTGTGGTGAAGGTGTGATTGATATTGCTACATATATTACAACGGCTCAGAGTAATTCTTATTCATGGAATAAGCTATATCGTCGTGAAATTTGGCAGCATCATAGCTTTAAAAAGATGGCTTATGAAGATTTGGATATTTTGATTCCGCTAATTAGTCATTGTAAGAGACTTTCATATGTTCCTAAGGCACTTTATAATTATTATAAGCATGCTGATAGTACAACATCTTCGTATACTAATCCGCGTTTATTTGGAATTTTTACTGCTTATCAGGATTTAATTAATAATTGTGCCACAGAATATCGAATAGCAGCTGAATATTGTGCGTTAAAAAGAATGATAATTAATATGAAAACGCCAGGATTTAGATATTACTTGTCGTACTTTATTGAGTTAATTCAAAATCTAAATTTAGCAGCTAATCAGTTAGTAAAAAACAGTGAGTTTGCTGCTGATAGTTTATACTATTCGCAAGTTTCACTGTTGCCTAA from Lactobacillus sp. ESL0785 encodes:
- a CDS encoding glycosyltransferase — protein: MEISIIVAAYNEEKLLGRCLTSLAEQDFSQSYEVIVVDDGSTDQTLTIAKQFEHEYPDVFKIIHQKNQGQGMARNVGLECAQGKYIGFTDADDWVEPNYLSELYNNLIKYQSDIAICDVHKIFVENATAQDVVTLPCGEGVIDIATYITTAQSNSYSWNKLYRREIWQHHSFKKMAYEDLDILIPLISHCKRLSYVPKALYNYYKHADSTTSSYTNPRLFGIFTAYQDLINNCATEYRIAAEYCALKRMIINMKTPGFRYYLSYFIELIQNLNLAANQLVKNSEFAADSLYYSQVSLLPNNFYLSNKIDLNNWQKYQNNEYFKIFINDQVTELIDQLDRYGGIAVFEPIKLQAPIGYLRAIGNFVVVDDSNKCIMLGIKPKHPLINFLRGSADKLKKINELIINNKNYAADLFDVHVVTVRALCDNVVFKI